From Ficedula albicollis isolate OC2 chromosome 5, FicAlb1.5, whole genome shotgun sequence, one genomic window encodes:
- the LMO2 gene encoding rhombotin-2, with the protein MSSAIERKSLDPSEEPVDEVLQIPPSLLTCGGCQQNIGDRYFLKAIDQYWHEDCLSCDLCGCRLGEVGRRLYYKLGRKLCRRDYLRLFGQDGLCASCEKRIRAYEMTMRVKDKVYHLECFKCAACQKHFCVGDRYLLINSDIVCEQDIYEWTKINGMI; encoded by the exons GGAGCCGGTGGATGAGGTGCTGCAGATCCCCCCGTCACTGCTGACATGTGGGGGGTGCCAGCAGAACATCGGGGACCGCTATTTCCTGAAGGCCATCGACCAGTACTGGCACGAGGATTGCCTCAGCTGCGACCTGTGCGGCTGCCGCCTTGGCGAGGTGGGCAGGCGCCTCTACTACAAACTGGGCAGGAAGCTCTGCAGGAGAGACTATCTCAG GCTCTTTGGCCAGGATGGGCTGTGTGCCTCCTGCGAGAAGCGGATCCGTGCCTACGAGATGACCATGCGGGTGAAGGACAAGGTCTATCACCTTGAGTGCTTCAAGTGTGCTGCCTGCCAGAAGCACTTCTGTGTGGGGGACAGGTACCTCCTCATCAACTCAGACATCGTGTGCGAGCAGGACATCTACGAGTGGACTAAGATCAACGGCATGATCTAG
- the LOC101820605 gene encoding tropomyosin-1, isoforms 33/34-like yields MQSREDWTRLFDNLSSEGRFGSSEGRFGTPRADSAAPRTDSAVPSADSAAPRTDSAAPRTDSAAPRADSAAPRTGSTAWRADSALRGQIRQLRGQIQQLRGQIQQLRGQIRHSEGRFSSSEDRFRSSER; encoded by the exons atgcagagcagggaagatTGGACACGGCTTTTTGATAACCTCAG CTCCGAGGGCAGATTCGGCAGCTCCGAGGGCAGATTCGGCACTCCGAGGGCAGATTCAGCAGCTCCGAGGACAGATTCCGCAGTTCCGAGCGCTGATTCAGCAGCTCCGAGGACAGATTCGGCAGCTCCGAGGACAGATTCGGCAGCTCCGAGGGCAGATTCGGCAGCTCCGAGGACGGGCTCCACAGCTTGGAGAGCAGATTCGGCACTCCGAGGGCAGATTCGGCAGCTCCGAGGGCAGATTCAGCAGCTCCGAGGGCAGATTCAGCAGCTCCGAGGGCAGATTCGGCACTCCGAGGGCAGATTCAGCAGCTCCGAGGACAGATTCCGCAGTTCCGAGCGCTGA
- the FBXO3 gene encoding F-box only protein 3: MAAPPDMELSPALSLELLPTDPLLLILSFLDYRDLVSCCYLNRRLNQLSSHDPLWKRHCKKYWLITEEEKTRRNQGWRAIFISTYSDLGRYIQYYATLKKAWDDLEQYLGQWCPRMIGSLKESVREEDLDAVEAQIHCKLPDDYRCSFRIHNGQKLVVPGLMGSMALSNHYRSEDLLDIDTAAGGFQQRLGLKQCLPLTFCIHTGLSQYMALESVEGRNKYEIFYQCPDQMARNPSAIVMFITGTSYLEWFTSYVNKVVTGGYPIIRDQIFRYVHDKDCVATTEDITVSVSTSFLPELSSVHPPHYFFTYRIRIEMSKDALPENICQLESRYWRITNAKGDVEEVQGPGVVGEFPVISPGKVYEYTSCTTFTTTSGYMEGYYTFHCLSNKDRFFNVTIPRFHMVCPTFKVSTA; encoded by the exons ATGGCGGCGCCCCCGGACATGGAGCTTTCGCCAGccctcagcctggagctgctccccaccGACCCGCTGCTGCTCATCCTCAGCTTCCTCGACTACCGGGATCTGGTGAG tTGCTGCTATTTGAATCGAAGATTAAATCAGCTATCAAGCCATGACCCACTGTGGAAAAGACACTGCAAAAAATACTGGCTCATTACAGA GGAGGAGAAAACCCGACGGAATCAGGGCTGGAGAGCCATCTTCATCAGTACCTATTCTGATTTAGGAAGGTACATCCAGTATTATGCCACGCTGAAAAAAGCCTGGGATGACCTGGAGCAGTACTTGGGGCAGTGGTGTCCACGCATGATCGGCTCTTTGAAAG agaGTGTGAGGGAGGAAGATCTGGATGCTGTGGAAGCACAAATCCACTGCAAACTGCCCGATGACTATCGGTGTTCATTCCGTATCCATAATGGACAGAAGTTGGTTGTTCCAGG CCTGATGGGAAGCATGGCCCTGTCGAACCACTACCGCTCCGAAGATCTGCTGGACATTGACACGGCAGCTGGTGGCttccagcagaggctggggctCAAGCAGTGCCTGCCCCTGACCTTCTGCATCCACACTGGCCTCAGTCAGTACATGGCCCTGGAGAGTGTGGAGGGACGGAATAAATACGAGATCTTCTATCAGTGTCCA gaCCAAATGGCTCGCAATCCATCTGCTATTGTTATGTTCATTACAG GTACATCTTACTTGGAATGGTTTACATCCTATGTAAACAAAGTTGTCACTGGAGGTTATCCTATCATCAGAGACCAAATTTTCAG GTATGTGCATGATAAAGATTGTGTTGCTACCACAGAAGATATCACTGTGTCTGTGTCCACCTCTTTTCTACCTGAACTCAGCTCTGTACATCCACCACATTATTTCTTCACTTACAGAATCAG AATTGAAATGTCCAAAGATGCCCTTCCTGAGAATATCTGTCAGCTGGAAAGTCGATACTGGAGAATAACAAATGCCAAAGGTGATGTGGAAGAAGTTCAAGGTCCTGGAGTAGTTG GAGAATTCCCGGTTATCAGCCCTGGGAAGGTCTATGAGTACACCAGCTGTACCACGTTTACCACAACCTCTGGGTACATGGAGGGCTACTACACCTTCCACTGCCTCTCCAACAAGGACAGATTCTTTAATGTCACAATCCCTAGGTTTCATATGGTGTGTCCAACCTTCAAGGTGTCTACAGCATGA
- the CD59 gene encoding CD59 glycoprotein: MPGFNQSGDGHMMAFPAGGSSGREATPRPARGSASAAAAPPRPGGGTAGTAGTGGGSFASPLLAHARICLGKGRSLTKMNCILLTTCIILIAFCGSGYTLRCYHCDNSPTLCRTNSTCLTTEDTCLQLKFGKLRTFSCWKASQCSVNEIADSFLLDNFEFFCCQQDLCNESAITGVNKAAFSIATVMTMLWMLMQ; encoded by the exons ATGCCAGGATTTAATCAAAGTGGCGATGGCCACATGATGG CCTTCCCGGCCGGAGGGAGCTCGGGTCGGGAAGCAACCCCGCGCCCGGCCCGAGGCAGCGCTTCTGCGGCcgccgccccgccccgccccggaGGCGGCACCGCCGGGACAGCCGGCACGGGCGGAGGTAGCTTTGCTTCGCCGCTGCTCGCACACGCCAGGATTTGCTTGGGGAAG GGAAGAAGCCTGACCAAGATGAACTGCATCCTGCTGACCACCTGCATTATTCTGATTGCTTTTTGTGGCTCTG GTTATACCTTAAGATGTTACCACTGTGACAACAGCCCTACCCTGTGCCGGACCAACAGCACCTGCTTAACGACTGAAGACACTTGCTTGCAGTTGAAATTTG GTAAATTGAGAACTTTCTCCTGCTGGAAGGCATCCCAGTGCAGTGTGAATGAAATTGCTGATTCTTTTCTGTTGGataattttgaattcttttgCTGCCAACAGGACCTGTGCAATGAGAGTGCAATTACTGGGGTTAACAAAGCAGCCTTCAGTATTGCTACTGTAATGACCATGTTATGGATGCTCATGCAATAA